In Prunus dulcis chromosome 1, ALMONDv2, whole genome shotgun sequence, the following are encoded in one genomic region:
- the LOC117615008 gene encoding inosine triphosphate pyrophosphatase — translation MALLGARGSGLVLPKPVTFVTGNAKKLEEVRAILGSSIPFQSLRLDLPELQGEPEEISKEKAKLAALQVNGPVLVEDTCLCFNALKGLPGPYIKWFLQKLGHEGLYNLLMAYEDKSAYALCSFSFSTGPSVEPITFLGKTPGKIVPARGPTDFGWDAMFQPDGYDQTYAEMPKEEKNRISHRSRALALVKSHFAEAGYTFQTNSL, via the exons ATGGCGCTGCTGGGAGCAAGAGGAAGTGGGCTGGTGCTGCCAAAGCCGGTGACTTTTGTGACTGGCAACGCTAAGAAACTCGAAGAAGTTCGTGCCATCTTGGGCTCCTCCATCCCCTTTCAATCCCTCAGGCTTGACC TGCCAGAATTGCAAGGCGAACCGGAGGAAATCTCCAAAGAAAAGGCTAAGTTGGCTGCTCTTCAG GTAAATGGTCCTGTTCTTGTGGAAGACACTTGCCTCTGCTTCAATGCCCTCAAAGGTCTACCTG GACCTTACAT CAAGTGGTTCCTGCAGAAGCTTGGACATGAAG gTCTCTACAATTTGTTGATGGCATATGAGGATAAGTCAGCTTATGCATTGtgttccttctctttttccacTGGACCTAGCGTTGAGCCTATTACATTCCTGGGTAAAACTCCG GGGAAAATAGTTCCGGCAAGGGGACCGACTGATTTCGGATGGGATGCAATGTTCCAACCTGATGGTTATGACCAAAC TTATGCCGAGATgccaaaggaagaaaagaacagGATTTCTCATCGCTCCAGAGCTCTTGCACTGGTGAAATCTCACTTTGCTGAAGCTGGGTACACTTTCCAGACTAACTCTCTGTAG
- the LOC117615007 gene encoding probable pectate lyase 8, protein MAVFESKRWVTGAFLAVLLVLCFVAAIAEISGNRNGGTEELQSSSNSSMAARVAEDDESFNKHAVDDPEEVVAMVDMSIRNSTERRKLGFFSCGTGNPIDDCWRCDSNWQKNRKRLADCGIGFGRNAIGGRDGRFYVVTDPGDDDPVNPRPGTLRHAVIQNEPLWIVFKRDMVIQLKQELIMNSFKTIDGRGVNVHIANGACITIQFVTNIIIHGLHIHDCKPTGNALVRSSPSHFGWRTMADGDAVSIFGSSHIWVDHNSLSNCADGLVDAVMGSTAITISNNHFTHHNEVMLLGHSDSYTRDKAMQVTIAYNHFGEGLIQRMPRCRHGYFHVVNNDYTHWEMYAIGGSAEPTINSQGNRYAAPTNPFAKEVTKRVETPTTQWKSWNWRSEGDLLLNGAYFTPSGAGASASYARASSLGAKSSTMVGAITSGSGALPCRRGHPC, encoded by the exons ATGGCGGTGTTTGAGAGTAAGAGATGGGTTACTGGTGCTTTCTTGGCTGTGCTTCTCGTGCTTTGCTTCGTTGCTGCAATTGCTGAGATCTCTGGAAACAG AAATGGAGGAACAGAGGAGTTGCAGAGCTCAAGCAACTCATCAATGGCGGCCAG GGTGGCTGAGGATGATGAGAGCTTCAATAAGCATGCAGTTGATGACCCAGAGGAGGTTGTTGCCATGGTTGACAT GAGTATCCGAAACAGCACTGAGAGAAGGAAGCTGGGCTTCTTCTCATGTGGAACTGGCAATCCAATTGATGACTGCTGGCGTTGTGATTCAAACTGGCAGAAAAACCGCAAGCGTCTTGCAGACTGCGGCATTGGTTTTGGCAGAAATGCCATTGGTGGTCGTGATGGTCGCTTCTATGTTGTTACTGACCCTGGTGATGATGATCCTGTTAACCCCAGACCCGGTACTCTTCGCCACGCTGTCATCCAGAACGAGCCTCTCTGGATTGTGTTCAAGCGAGACATGGTGATACAATTGAAGCAGGAGCTCATCATGAACAGCTTCAAGACCATTGATGGCCGCGGAGTCAATGTTCACATTGCTAATGGAGCATGCATCACAATCCAATTTGTTACAAATATCATAATTCATGGTCTACATATCCATGACTGCAAGCCCACAGGAAATGCTTTGGTGAGGAGCTCTCCATCTCATTTCGGGTGGCGGACAATGGCTGATGGTGATGCTGTCTCCATCTTCGGGTCCAGCCATATATGGGTTGACCACAATTCTCTCTCCAACTGTGCTGATGGTCTTGTTGATGCTGTCATGGGCTCAACTGCAATTACCATTTCCAACAACCACTTTACCCACCACAATGAG GTGATGCTGCTGGGCCACAGTGACTCTTATACCAGAGACAAGGCAATGCAAGTGACAATTGCTTACAACCACTTTGGGGAGGGACTTATCCAAAGAATGCCAAG GTGTAGGCACGGGTATTTCCATGTGGTGAACAACGACTACACTCACTGGGAAATGTATGCCATTGGTGGAAGTGCAGAGCCCACCATCAACAGCCAGGGCAACAGATATGCTGCTCCAACCAACCCCTTTGCAAAGGAG GTTACCAAGAGGGTCGAGACACCGACAACCCAATGGAAGAGCTGGAACTGGAGATCAGAAGGAGACCTGCTTCTGAATGGTGCCTACTTCACTCCATCCGGAGCTGGAGCTTCAGCAAGCTATGCCAGGGCCTCGAGCTTGGGAGCCAAGTCCTCTACCATGGTTGGAGCCATAACTTCAGGTTCTGGTGCACTCCCCTGCCGCAGAGGCCATCCTTGCTAG